AAGAGGAGTTGGCAGATTATTTTAGAGATCAGAAAGAAGATATTTTCGACTATATTCCACCACAGAAAACCAATCAGATTTTTACTCCTAAACGTGTGGTGAAGAGAATGGTGAATGACCTTGAAAAAGAAAATCCAGGAATCTTTGATGATCCATCTAAGACATTCATTGATTTGTACATGAAGTCAGGCCTTTATATTGCAGAGCTTGTTAAGCGGCTATATAACAGCAATGGTTTACGAGAAGCATTTCCAAGTCCTGAAGAACGCTTAAAACATATCCTAGAAAATCAAGTTTATGGATTTGCACCTTCAGAAATAATCTATAATATTTCCACTAACTTTATCTTTGGAAATCTCTCCCAAGGGATCAGTAGAAAGAACTTTGTTCTAGAAGATACAATCCCTGCAGCTAAAGAAGGGAAAATCCAAGAATTGGTAGATAAATATTTTGAATATAAGTAAAAAAGAAGGCGAGTGCCTTCTTTTTTATATATTTTTACAATCCAGCAAAGTCCTTGATTTCTTGTGCGGACATGGAAGAGTCGCAACGGACATTGATTTGGCCATCTGCAATGTGAACAAATCCTGGTACGGTTGGGATTCCATAACGTGAGCGGAATTCTTGCAATTCATTGAGTTGGCTTGGTTCTTCACTGTTGATGAAGTAGATGTGGGCTTTAGTTTCAGCTACGACACCTGCCAATGTGCCAGCAAATTTACGGCAGTAAGGGCAAGTTTTACGGCCAATAAAGAAGGTTGCTGTTTCTTTATTATCGAGTGCTTCTTGTGCACGCGCAACTGTAGTGACTTCAAGGTCTTTAATGTTTTCTAAAAATTGTTCCATGAGATTACCTCGCTTTCATTGATAAGTCTAGTATGCCATAAAGTTTCTAAAAATGCTTAGATTTGATACGAAAAAAAGATGAGACTGGTTGGTCTCATCTTTTTTAGAGCTTTATTTTACAAAAGCATTGATTTCTGCTTCGATGTTGGCAATCTTAGCTTGTGAATCTTCATTGCTTTCACCCACAACAGCAATGTAGAATTTGATTTTTGGTTCTGTACCTGAAGGGCGAACTGCAATCCATGAACCGTCAGCAAGTGTATATTTCAACACATCACTTGGAGGAGTTGTCAAGTTTGTAACAGTACCATCAGCAGCAGTAGCAGTTTGAGCCTTGAAGTCTTCTACGACAGTGATAGCTGTTGCATTCCATTCTTTTGGAGCATTGTTACGGAACTTAGCCATGATTTCCTTGATTTGTTCTGCACCATCAACACCAGAAAGGGTAACAGAGATAGTCTTTTCAGCGTAGTAGCCGTATTCTTTGTAGATTTCTTCGATACCGTCAGCAAGTGTCAAACCACGTGAACGGTAGTAGGCAGCAAGCTCAGCAACGACAAGAACGGCTTGGATGGCGTCTTTATCACGTACGAATGGTTTAATCAAGTAACCGAAGCTTTCTTCAAATCCCATCATGTAAGTGTGATTGTGTTTTTCTTCAAATTCTTGGATTTTCTCTGCGATAAATTTGAAACCTGTCAAAACGTTGAACATGGTTGCGCCGTAGCTTTCAGCAATCTTCGTTACCAAGTCAGTTGATACGATGGATTTGCAGAGAGCTGCATTTTCAGGAAGAGTTCCAGCATTTTTGTGGGCTTCCAAGATGTATTTAGCCATGATAGCACCGATTTGGTTACCTGAAAGGTTAAGGTAGCTACCATCTTTTTGAAGAACTTCAACACCAACACGGTCAGCGTCAGGGTCAGTTGCAACAAGCACATCTGCACCAACTTGACGACCAAGTTCTTCAGCAAGGGCGAAGGCTGCTTGGCTTTCTGGGTTTGGAGATTTTACAGTTGAGAAGTCAGGATCAGCAGTTGCTTGTGCTTCAACAACTTGAACAGAGTCAAATCCTGCTTGAGCAAGAGCACGACGAGCCAACATTTCACCCGTACCATGAAGTGGTGTGTAGACAATCTTCATGTCTTTACCGAATTCTTCGATCAAGGCTGGGTTGATGTTTACGTCTTTAACTTCTTTAAGGTATTCTGCATCAACAGCTTCGCCGATAACTTCAATCAAGCCAGAAGCTTTTTCCGCTTCTACATCGGCAACTTCCACAGCGAATGGATTTTCGATAGCACGAATGTAAGTAGTCAAAGCGTCCGCGTCATGTGGAGGCATTTGTCCACCGTCTTCACCGTAAACCTTGTAACCGTTAAATGGAGCAGGGTTATGGCTGGCAGTAATCATGATACCTGCAAAACAGTTGAGGTGACGAACTGCAAATGACAGTTCTGGAGTTGGACGGAGGCTTTCAAATACGTAAGATTTGATACCGTGTTTAGCAAGAACTGCCGCAGATTCAAAGGCAAACTCAGGTGAGAAGTGACGGCTATCGTAGGCAATTGCTACACCACGTTCTTTTTCGTTTCCACCTTTTGACTCAATCAAACGAGCCAAACCTTCGGTAGCTTGACGAACAACGTAGATATTGATGCGGTTTGTACCAGCACCGATCAAACCACGCATACCAGCGGTACCAAATTCAAGATTGGTATAAAAGGCATCTTCCTTTGTTTTTTCGTCCATATTGATTAAATCTTGACGAAGGTAGTCTGGAAGGTCAGCAAAATCGACCCATTTTTGATAATTTTCTTGGTAAGTCATAGAGTGTCTCCTTTGTTTATTTGCTTTAATCGCTTTCATTATATCACGATTTGACATTTTAGTAAAACGTTAGCATAACTTAAAATGTAGGAAATTAACTTTTGCACTTTAGCGGGAAAATGGTGGGGACTGTGCTTACTTATACTAAGTTAGGGATGAAAATTAATTATTAGATACTTTATAACATGAAAGTTTATAATTCATTTTGTAGGTTTGTTGAAGAAAAAAATCAAAAATATTGTTATATTCTATTCTTTTTATAAAGAATCCTTTAATGCATCAAATGAACAGATAGAAAAATTTAAGTTAAAACTCTATAAATTTAAGATATTTTGAAAATATCTGGTTTCTGTTTTGATTTTTATTCTGCGTATGGTAAAATATAGTAAATCATTAAAGGAGAATCCATTATGAAAAAAATTCTTAAGCATTCTGCCTTGCTTTTATCAGCTTTAGCACTGGTTGCCTGTGGAGCTCAAAAAAAAGCAAGCGACAATGGTACAGCTTCAAACTCTAACTTTGAGGTTTCTGTAAAAGACGGTATGTATGTATTGCCTAAAGATGAGGATTCATCATCAACATACCTTGCACTTCAAGTCGAAATCAAGAACAATCGTGATAAACAGTTTAGTTTTACTAGCCAAGATATCACGCTATACAATGAAAAGGATGAAAAATTACAACCAATTCAAGTTTATGAAAGCGACAGTAAAACGAAATTTATGTCATATGGTGACAGTCTTTCTAAAGGAAAGAGCGTTGCTGGTTATGTAGTGTATGAAGTCGATAAGAATGCTAAGTATGAACTTCACTTTGCACCTAGCTTTTACGATGACATCAAAGAAAATTCTAAAAAGAATAACGATGTAGCAATCAAGGTGGATCCAAGTCAGTATGAAGACAATATTGATGAAGCGAAAGATGTAATGAAAAAATATGTCGATGCTGTTTACCTTAATGGGGAAAGTTCTGGTGGTGGAACGAACCTAAGTGCTACTGATAATAAGTCACAAGTTGTTGCGCTTGCTGATGATAAAAAATCTTCTGATAATAGTGCTGAATTCACAAACGATGCGAAAGCTGATAAAGAAGAGTTTATCAAGAAATTTACAGAATCGTTCGGAAAAGGCTTCTATAACTACAAACCGTCTGATTCAGAACTTAGAACATTCGCAGATGCTTACATCAAAGCAAATGCTAAGAGAGCAAAAGTTGATTACAAGGTGAAGACATACTTGCCAGACTATGCTGTTGTTTATGTTAGACCAGAAACAATCGACTTGGATAACTTGAATGTTTATGAATTGAGCCGTAAATTCTACGAAGAAAACAAAGGTAAATATAGCAACTACTCTGAAGCTATGAAAGCTGGTGAAAAATACATTTTAGAAAATGCACCAAGTCAATTTGATTCAACTCCTCTAGACACTAGTGATAACATGAAGAAAGAGGGTTATGAAATTAAAATGACTAAGAAAGATGGAAAATGGACCATCGATACCTCTTCTAAAAACTATGAATTGAAAGATATGGCTCGCACATTCCGTGGAGGCATTGGATACTAAGATGAAAGGTTCGAGTTTATGACTCGAACTTTTTTCGTTGCAATTGTGCAAAAGAGAAAAAGATAGTAAAATAGAGATATGATTATTTTACAAGCTAATAAAATTGAACGATCTTTTGCTGGTGAGGTTCTTTTTGATAATATTAATCTGCAGGTAGATGAACGAGACCGAATTGCTCTTGTTGGGAAAAATGGTGCAGGTAAGTCTACTCTTTTAAAGATTTTGGTTGGAGAAGAGGAGCCAACTAGTGGAGAAATTTATAAGAAAAAAGATATCTCTCTGTCTTACCTAGCCCAAGATAGCCGTTTTGAGTCTGACAATACCATCTACGATGAAATGCTTTACGTCTTTGATGACTTGCGTCGGACAGAGACACAACTGCGTCAGATGGAGTTGGAGATGGGTGAAAAGTCTGGTGAAGATTTAGATAAACTGATGGCGGATTATGATCGTTTATCAGAGAATTTCCGCCAGGCTGGTGGCTTTACCTACGAAGCTGATATCCGCGCTATCTTGAATGGTTTCAAGTTTGACGAGTCTATGTGGCAGATGAAAATTGCTGAGCTTTCAGGTGGTCAAAATACTCGTCTTGCACTGGCTAAAATGCTCCTTGAAAAGCCCAATCTCTTGGTCTTGGACGAGCCAACCAACCACTTGGATATTGAAACCATTGCCTGGCTAGAGAATTACTTGGTGAACTATAGCAGTGCCCTCATTATTGTCAGTCACGACCGTTACTTTTTGGACAAGGTTGCGACGGTTACACTGGATTTGACTAAGCATTCCTTGGATCGTTATGTGGGCAATTATTCTCGTTTTGTTGAGTTGAAGGAGCAAAAGCTAGCTACTGAGGCAAAAAACTATGAAAAGCAACAAAAGGAAATCGCTGCTCTAGAAGACTTTGTCAATCGCAATCTAGTCCGAGCTTCAACGACCAAACGTGCTCAATCTCGCTGTAAACAACTAGAAAAAATGGAGCGTTTGGACAAGCCTGAAGCTGGCAAGAAATCAGCCAACATGACCTTCCAGTCGGAAAAAACATCTGGTAATGTTGTCTTGACAGTTGAAAATGCAGCTATTGGTTATGATGGGGAAATACTGTCAGAACCTATCAACCTAGACCTCCGTAAGATGAATGCTGTTGTGATTGTCGGACCAAACGGCATTGGGAAGTCAACCTTTATCAAGTCAATAGTAGACCAGATCCCTTTTATCAAGGGAGAGAAGCGTTTTGGTGCCAATGTTGAGGTTGGCTACTATGACCAGACTCAAAGTAAGCTAACAGCAAGTAATACTGTTCTGGATGAACTTTGGAATGATTTTAAACTGACACCAGAAGTTGAAATCCGCAACCGCCTTGGTGCCTTCCTCTTCTCTGGTGATGATGTTAAGAAATCAGTAGGCATGCTGTCTGGGGGCGAGAAAGCTCGTTTGCTTCTTGCCAAACTTTCAATGGAAAACAATAACTTCTTGATTTTGGATGAGCCAACCAACCACTTGGATATTGATAGCAAGGAAGTGTTGGAAAATGCCTTGATTGACTTTGATGGGACCTTGCTCTTTGTCAGTCACGACCGTTACTTTATCAATCGTGTAGCCACTCATGTTTTGGAATTGTCCGAGAGTGGTTCAACCCTCTACCTTGGAGATTATGACTACTATGTTGAAAAGAAAGCAGAAGTAGAAATGACTCAGACAAAAGAAGCTTCAACTAGTAATCAAGCAAAAGAAACAAGTCCAGTTAATGACTACCAAGCTCAGAAAGAAAGTCAGAAAGAAGCCCGTAAGCTCATGCGACAAATCGAAAATCTAGAAGCTGAAATTGAAGAGTTAGAAACTCAAAGTCAAGCCATTTCTGAACAAATGCTGGAAACCAACGATGCTGAAAAGCTCATGGAATTGCAGGCTGAACTGGACAAAATTAGCCATCGTCAAGAAGAAGCTATGCTTGAGTGGGAAGAATTATCAGAGCAGGTGTAAGAAATGGAACATCTTGGAAAGGTATTTCGTGAATTTCGAACAAGTGGGAAGTACTCCTTAAAAGAGGCGGCAGGTGAATCATGTTCAACCTCTCAGTTATCTCGCTTCGAGCTTGGGGAGTCTGATCTAGCAGTTTCTCGTTTCTTTGAGATTTTGGACAATATTCATGTGACTATTGAAAATTTCATGGACAAGGCTAGAGATTTTCAAAATCATGAACATGTTGCCTTGATGGCACAGATTATTCCGCTTTACTACTCAAATGATATTGCAGGTTTTCAAAAGCTTCAAAAGGAACAGCTTGAGAAAGCAAAGAGTTCGACCAATCCCCTCTATTTTGAGCTGAATTGGATTCTGCTACAAGGTCTGATTTGTCAAAGAGATGCTCATTACAGGATGAGTCAGAGTGATTTGGAAAAGGTAGCAGATTATCTTTTTCAAACAGAAGAATGGACTATGTATGAGTTGATTCTTTTCGGTAATCTCTATACTTTCTACAATGTGGACTATGTAGCTCGGATTGGCAGAGAAGTTATGGAGCGAGAAGAGTACTACAAGGAAATTGGTCGGCATCGTAAACTCGTTTTGATTTTAGCTCTTAACTGTTACCAGCATTGTTTGGAGAACCGTTCTTTTGCGAATGCGGACTATTTTGAGGCCTATGTGGAGAAGTTGATTGGAAATGGTATCAAGCTTTATGAGCGCAATATCTTCCATTATCTCAAAGGTTTTGCCCTCTACCAGAGAGACTTGAAAGAAGAAGGTTGTTGTCAGATGCAGGAAGCCATGCATATTTTTGATGTACTTGGACTTCCAGAGCAAGTGGCCTACTATCAGGAACATTATGAAAAATTTGTAAATGCTTAAATTTCCCAAATAAGGGAAAAATAAAGAGACTCCTTTCAGTTTTGATACAATAGTTTCAAAATTTGAGAGGAGCTTTTTATATGAATCGACATGCAATCCAGTTGATTAGTCGTGGGGCTATTAATAAGATAGGGAATATGCTCTATGATTATGGAAATAGTGTTTGGTTAGCATCAATGGGAACGGTAGGACAGACTGTTCTTGGGATTTACCAGATTTCTGAGTTGGTTACATCGATTCTAGTCAATCCCTTTGGCGGAGTGATTTCAGACCGCTTTTCGCGTCGCAAAATTTTGATGACGACAGACTTAATTTGTGGCGTTCTTTGCTTAGCTATTTCTTTCATCAGAAATGATAGCTTGATGATTGCTGCTCTGATCTTCGCAAATATTGTTCAGGCGGTTGCCTTTGCATTTTCTCGTACAGCCAACAAAGCCATTATAACTGAGGTTGTAGAGAAAGACGAGATAGTGACCTATAACTCTCGCTTGGAGTTAGTTTTGCAGGTTGTAGGCGTTAGCTCCCCTGTACTTTCTTTCATCGTTTTACAATTTGCCAGTCTCCATATGACACTCGTTTTAGATGCCATTAGTTTTTTCATCGCATTTATCTTAGTAGCTTTCCTCCCCAAAAAAGAGGCTAAGGAACAAGTGAAAAGGACTCTCAGCTGGAAAAATATTTTTGCTGATATGAAAGAAGGGATTCGCTATATTTGGCGCCAGCAAGAGATCTTTTTCCTTTTGGTAGTAGCTTCTAGTGTTAATTTCTTTTTTGCAGCTTTTGAATTTCTCCTTCCTTTTTCAAATCGACTATACGGGGTAGAAGGAGCTTATGCAACTATTTTGACTATGGGCGCTATTGGTTCGATTATCGGAGCTCTTCTAGCTAGCAAAATAAAGGCAGGTGTTTATAATCTTTTGATTCTATTGGCCTTGACTGGAGTTGGAGTTTTTATGATGGGGTTACCATTGCCAACTTTTCTTTCCTTTTCTGGAAATTTAGTTTGTGAACTGTTTATGACGATATTTAATATTCACTTTTTTACTCAGGTGCAAACCAAGGTTGAGGGGGAATACTTGGGAAGAGTACTAAGCACCATTTTTACCTTAGCCATCCTATTTATGCCGATTGCAAAAGGCTTTATGACGGTGCTACCAAGTGTCGATCTCTCTTCTTTTCTGATAATTGGAAGCGGGGTTATTGTCCTGTCTTGTCTATCCCTCGTTTATGTGCGAAGTCATTTTGAAAAAGAGTTATAATTTCTCTTTTTTAGAAAATATTACACTACAAACCATTTTTCAGTCCTTCTCTATTGTGAGGAGGGCTTGCTTTGTGGTAAAATGGGATTATGAATGAAAGAATGAATGAGTTAGTTGCCTTACTTAACCGCTATGCGACCGAGTACTATACGAGTGACAATCCCTCGGTTTCAGATAGTGAGTATGATCGCCTCTACCGAGAGTTGGTCGAATTGGAAGCCGCCTATCCGGATCAAGTTTTAGCGGACAGTCCGACCCATCGTGTTGGTGGTAAGGTTTTAGATGGTTTTGAAAAATACAG
This Streptococcus oralis DNA region includes the following protein-coding sequences:
- a CDS encoding thioredoxin, translated to MEQFLENIKDLEVTTVARAQEALDNKETATFFIGRKTCPYCRKFAGTLAGVVAETKAHIYFINSEEPSQLNELQEFRSRYGIPTVPGFVHIADGQINVRCDSSMSAQEIKDFAGL
- a CDS encoding phospho-sugar mutase, producing MTYQENYQKWVDFADLPDYLRQDLINMDEKTKEDAFYTNLEFGTAGMRGLIGAGTNRINIYVVRQATEGLARLIESKGGNEKERGVAIAYDSRHFSPEFAFESAAVLAKHGIKSYVFESLRPTPELSFAVRHLNCFAGIMITASHNPAPFNGYKVYGEDGGQMPPHDADALTTYIRAIENPFAVEVADVEAEKASGLIEVIGEAVDAEYLKEVKDVNINPALIEEFGKDMKIVYTPLHGTGEMLARRALAQAGFDSVQVVEAQATADPDFSTVKSPNPESQAAFALAEELGRQVGADVLVATDPDADRVGVEVLQKDGSYLNLSGNQIGAIMAKYILEAHKNAGTLPENAALCKSIVSTDLVTKIAESYGATMFNVLTGFKFIAEKIQEFEEKHNHTYMMGFEESFGYLIKPFVRDKDAIQAVLVVAELAAYYRSRGLTLADGIEEIYKEYGYYAEKTISVTLSGVDGAEQIKEIMAKFRNNAPKEWNATAITVVEDFKAQTATAADGTVTNLTTPPSDVLKYTLADGSWIAVRPSGTEPKIKFYIAVVGESNEDSQAKIANIEAEINAFVK
- a CDS encoding DUF4352 domain-containing protein codes for the protein MKKILKHSALLLSALALVACGAQKKASDNGTASNSNFEVSVKDGMYVLPKDEDSSSTYLALQVEIKNNRDKQFSFTSQDITLYNEKDEKLQPIQVYESDSKTKFMSYGDSLSKGKSVAGYVVYEVDKNAKYELHFAPSFYDDIKENSKKNNDVAIKVDPSQYEDNIDEAKDVMKKYVDAVYLNGESSGGGTNLSATDNKSQVVALADDKKSSDNSAEFTNDAKADKEEFIKKFTESFGKGFYNYKPSDSELRTFADAYIKANAKRAKVDYKVKTYLPDYAVVYVRPETIDLDNLNVYELSRKFYEENKGKYSNYSEAMKAGEKYILENAPSQFDSTPLDTSDNMKKEGYEIKMTKKDGKWTIDTSSKNYELKDMARTFRGGIGY
- a CDS encoding ABC transporter ATP-binding protein, whose amino-acid sequence is MIILQANKIERSFAGEVLFDNINLQVDERDRIALVGKNGAGKSTLLKILVGEEEPTSGEIYKKKDISLSYLAQDSRFESDNTIYDEMLYVFDDLRRTETQLRQMELEMGEKSGEDLDKLMADYDRLSENFRQAGGFTYEADIRAILNGFKFDESMWQMKIAELSGGQNTRLALAKMLLEKPNLLVLDEPTNHLDIETIAWLENYLVNYSSALIIVSHDRYFLDKVATVTLDLTKHSLDRYVGNYSRFVELKEQKLATEAKNYEKQQKEIAALEDFVNRNLVRASTTKRAQSRCKQLEKMERLDKPEAGKKSANMTFQSEKTSGNVVLTVENAAIGYDGEILSEPINLDLRKMNAVVIVGPNGIGKSTFIKSIVDQIPFIKGEKRFGANVEVGYYDQTQSKLTASNTVLDELWNDFKLTPEVEIRNRLGAFLFSGDDVKKSVGMLSGGEKARLLLAKLSMENNNFLILDEPTNHLDIDSKEVLENALIDFDGTLLFVSHDRYFINRVATHVLELSESGSTLYLGDYDYYVEKKAEVEMTQTKEASTSNQAKETSPVNDYQAQKESQKEARKLMRQIENLEAEIEELETQSQAISEQMLETNDAEKLMELQAELDKISHRQEEAMLEWEELSEQV
- a CDS encoding Rgg family transcriptional regulator, which codes for MEHLGKVFREFRTSGKYSLKEAAGESCSTSQLSRFELGESDLAVSRFFEILDNIHVTIENFMDKARDFQNHEHVALMAQIIPLYYSNDIAGFQKLQKEQLEKAKSSTNPLYFELNWILLQGLICQRDAHYRMSQSDLEKVADYLFQTEEWTMYELILFGNLYTFYNVDYVARIGREVMEREEYYKEIGRHRKLVLILALNCYQHCLENRSFANADYFEAYVEKLIGNGIKLYERNIFHYLKGFALYQRDLKEEGCCQMQEAMHIFDVLGLPEQVAYYQEHYEKFVNA
- a CDS encoding MFS transporter, translated to MNRHAIQLISRGAINKIGNMLYDYGNSVWLASMGTVGQTVLGIYQISELVTSILVNPFGGVISDRFSRRKILMTTDLICGVLCLAISFIRNDSLMIAALIFANIVQAVAFAFSRTANKAIITEVVEKDEIVTYNSRLELVLQVVGVSSPVLSFIVLQFASLHMTLVLDAISFFIAFILVAFLPKKEAKEQVKRTLSWKNIFADMKEGIRYIWRQQEIFFLLVVASSVNFFFAAFEFLLPFSNRLYGVEGAYATILTMGAIGSIIGALLASKIKAGVYNLLILLALTGVGVFMMGLPLPTFLSFSGNLVCELFMTIFNIHFFTQVQTKVEGEYLGRVLSTIFTLAILFMPIAKGFMTVLPSVDLSSFLIIGSGVIVLSCLSLVYVRSHFEKEL